Part of the Sporichthyaceae bacterium genome is shown below.
GAAGGCGAGGTTGCCCCGCCCAGGGCTGTTCACGAGATGACCTTGGCGAAGTGGGGGGGGTTTGGGTATTGGGTGGCGGCCCACCTGCGCCGGAGCCGCCATGGCCTCGTTGTCCTTGTTGGAGCGCCTCGCCACTGTCCCGGATCCCCGCCACTCCAAGGGTCGTGTCCACCCCCTGTCCGCCATCCTCGGGCTGACCGTTGTCGCCCTCTTGGCCGGCTGCCGCTCCCTGGAAGCGATCGCCCAGTTCGGCCGCGACCACGGCACCGCGCTCGCCCATCCGCTCGGCTTTTGCCGCGGCAAAACTCCCTGCAAGGCCACCCTCTCGATCCTCCTGCGCCGCCTCAACGTTGCGGCCCTGGAGGAGGTGCTGGCCGCCTGGATCGCCGACCGCCACCCCGGCGGCTTCGAGCACCTGGCCCTCGACGGCAAGGTACTGCGCGGCAGCGCCGCTGGCGACACCCCCGGGGTCCATCTGCTGGCCCTATTCGCCCCCGCGGTCGCGGCCACCGTCGGCCAGTTGCGCGTGGCGGCCACGACCAACGAGCACAAGGCGGCGTTGCGGCTGTTGGGCATCCTGCCCCCGCTCGCCGGGGCGGTGGTCACCGGCGACGCCATGTTCTGTGTACACGACCGACGGATCGCGTCATTGACAGGTGAGGTAAGTTCGGTGGCATCCGTTTCCCTCGGAGGATACCACTGTGCCTGCCGTCCCTGCCCCTTTCCGGCGTGACCCACTCGCCACCCGTCGCCGGTGGTCCGAACGACTCAAGCGGTTCCGGCGCGCGCACCAGACGGTCGCTCAGTTCTGTGCCGCCGAGGGCATCTCGGTGCCGTCCTTCTACGTCTGGAAGCGGGTCCTCGCCAGCGCAGCCACGTCACCCGACCCGGTCACGCCCCCGCTCGTCCCCATCCGCTTGACTCCGTCGCTCGCCGGCCCGCCGATCGAAGTGGTGTTCCCCTCGGGCATTGTCCTGCGGTTCCCACCTGACGCCCGACCGGAGGTGATCGCCGCCGTCGTGCATGCCGTCGAGGGCCGCCCGTGCTGAGCATCCCGCCTACCACCCAGCTCTGGTACGGCGGGGCCGTGGATCTCCGCCTCGGGTTCGACGGCCTGTACCGCCACGTCCAAGCCACCCTCCAGGCCGACCCCCTGAGCGGCCACCTGTTCATTTTCACCAACGGCGCGGCCAACCGCCTCAAGGTGCTGTACTGGAGCCGCCACGGACTTTGTCTCTGGTGCCAGCGACTCGAGCGCGGCCGCTACCACTTCCGCACGCCCACCGACCGCAAGCTCGAACTCACCGCCACCGAGTTCGCCATGATCCTCGACGGCATCGACTACCCCTCGGCCAAACGCTTTCCCCGATATTCGCGCCCGGAATCGTCAACGATTCGCTGACGCCCCCGCCGTTTTTGACCCACACTTGGGCATGGACGCCGACGCCCCGCTGCCCTTGGACGTGCCCACACTCCAGGCCCTGGTGCGCGGACTCCAGGCCGAGAATGCCCAACTCCGCACGCTGCTGCAAAGCCAGGCCCAGCAGTTCCAACGCACCACCGACGAGCTCCGGGCCGAAGTGGCGGCGCTGACAGCCCAACTCAAGCGCGCGCAGACGCACCGCTTCGGCCGGCGGTCCGAACGCACGCCCAAGCTGCCCAAAGCCCCCGGCGCTGCGCCGGCGCGGCGCCGCCACGACCACGGCCGTTCGCCACTCCCGGCTCACCTCGAACGCCGCGACACCGTCCTCGACCTGACGCCCGAAGAGCGCCGCTGTCCGAGTTGTGGTGGCGACCGCGTGTGCATCGGCCAGACCGAGACCGAGCAACTCGATTGCGACCCGACGCCCTACTTCGTGCTTCGCACCATCCGCAAGACCTACGCCTGCCGGCAGTGCCCCCCGACGGTCCCGGCCGAGCAACGGCTGCGGACGGCGACACCGAGCACCGTCGGGCCGATCGAGCGGGGGCTGTGTGGTCCGGGCTTGCTGGCCGAGGTCATCGTCGGCAAGTTCCTCGACCACCTGCCGCTGCACCGCCAGGCCGCCCGGATCGCTCGGGCCGGCGTCCACGTGGCCGCCAGCACCCTGGGCGACTGGATGACACGGTCCGCGCTCCTGCTGACGCCGCTGTACGAGCTGATGCACCGGCGGGTTCTGGCGT
Proteins encoded:
- a CDS encoding ISAs1 family transposase — translated: MASLSLLERLATVPDPRHSKGRVHPLSAILGLTVVALLAGCRSLEAIAQFGRDHGTALAHPLGFCRGKTPCKATLSILLRRLNVAALEEVLAAWIADRHPGGFEHLALDGKVLRGSAAGDTPGVHLLALFAPAVAATVGQLRVAATTNEHKAALRLLGILPPLAGAVVTGDAMFCVHDRRIASLTGEVSSVASVSLGGYHCACRPCPFPA
- the tnpB gene encoding IS66 family insertion sequence element accessory protein TnpB (TnpB, as the term is used for proteins encoded by IS66 family insertion elements, is considered an accessory protein, since TnpC, encoded by a neighboring gene, is a DDE family transposase.); the protein is MDLRLGFDGLYRHVQATLQADPLSGHLFIFTNGAANRLKVLYWSRHGLCLWCQRLERGRYHFRTPTDRKLELTATEFAMILDGIDYPSAKRFPRYSRPESSTIR